One window from the genome of Oceanidesulfovibrio indonesiensis encodes:
- a CDS encoding DHHW family protein — protein MPSKPKAYDAARAEAKRYPGEKLVLVLFFAFMLAPLTANLFGIEFYTDNFEKRLKAKFPPFNLEDKNIYRFPQRFTEYFNDHFGLRDVMIRGYVMLKENVMQASQINKVVMGEDDWLYYKYEFADADPMATYMGTNVMSTPELVAYVNVLNTWNEWLAHRDIPMLLMIPPNKASIYPEHLPQHIQPVRAYTRTDQIIDILEKHGDFPVVDPRKTLLEHKHEPLFYYTDTHWTQLGAFYAYQQLMQQIAAMLPEWNIEIPELDDFEWTYVRRPSGDLGRMLVNFDQTIDHDMAYMPRPSATREGPRPRILMYGDSFSWALLPFLELQFDITRMPIEEVIDPAVIEAFKPDLFMFEVVERNAHKLAEIGAEVKAVSIGPGR, from the coding sequence ATGCCCTCGAAGCCGAAAGCATACGACGCGGCCCGCGCCGAGGCCAAACGCTACCCAGGAGAAAAGCTCGTCCTCGTGCTCTTCTTCGCGTTCATGCTGGCGCCGCTCACGGCCAACCTTTTCGGAATAGAGTTCTACACGGACAACTTCGAGAAGCGCCTTAAAGCCAAGTTTCCTCCCTTCAATCTGGAAGACAAAAACATTTATCGCTTCCCGCAGCGGTTCACTGAATACTTCAACGACCACTTCGGCCTGCGCGACGTGATGATCCGCGGTTACGTAATGCTCAAGGAAAACGTCATGCAGGCGTCCCAGATCAACAAAGTCGTGATGGGCGAGGACGACTGGCTATATTACAAGTACGAGTTCGCCGACGCCGACCCCATGGCCACATACATGGGCACCAACGTCATGAGCACCCCCGAGCTGGTGGCGTACGTGAACGTGCTCAATACGTGGAATGAATGGCTGGCGCACCGGGACATACCGATGCTTCTCATGATTCCGCCCAACAAGGCGTCCATCTACCCCGAACACCTGCCTCAGCACATCCAGCCGGTGCGCGCCTACACGCGAACCGACCAGATCATCGACATACTGGAGAAACACGGTGATTTTCCCGTGGTGGATCCGCGGAAGACGCTGCTCGAACACAAGCACGAACCGCTCTTCTATTACACGGACACCCACTGGACACAGCTCGGCGCGTTCTATGCCTACCAGCAACTCATGCAGCAGATCGCGGCCATGTTGCCCGAATGGAACATCGAAATCCCGGAACTGGACGATTTCGAATGGACCTACGTGCGCCGCCCCTCCGGCGACCTGGGCAGGATGCTCGTGAACTTCGACCAGACCATCGACCATGACATGGCCTACATGCCCAGGCCTTCTGCCACCCGGGAAGGCCCCAGGCCAAGAATCCTCATGTACGGAGATTCCTTCTCCTGGGCGCTGCTGCCATTTCTCGAACTGCAATTCGACATCACGCGCATGCCAATCGAGGAAGTCATCGATCCGGCTGTCATCGAGGCCTTCAAACCCGACCTCTTCATGTTCGAGGTGGTGGAACGCAACGCCCACAAGCTTGCGGAGATAGGCGCCGAGGTCAAAGCCGTGTCCATCGGCCCTGGCAGATAG
- a CDS encoding HD-GYP domain-containing protein, whose amino-acid sequence MNASPKPQQDSGNESRTPRVLPFSPHFILPATRSDFTVLLKQDGRLVLYAKGGDVFTETHRNRLLEMGVERVYVRAEEKGFYEEYMRAHLGTLLDDDSIPAVERAGAWYQTSIALTREVFENRLSTSASGKRFSQIENLVKATAEFLTDPLALKKVAALINKGFRLYDHALGVMVLTISILRTFPGVDEQLLTRVGMGAILHDIGKTSLPGHLLEKRSDLMTPDERRQYRAHPATGIALLAGLPLESETIHCILFHHEQADGGGYPSGIQGNDIPLHARVLILCNAYDNLIRATADGPARKPFEALTQIKADKDYYDIECIKRLIMVLSNAEIT is encoded by the coding sequence ATGAACGCATCCCCCAAGCCGCAGCAAGACTCGGGCAATGAAAGCAGGACGCCCCGCGTCCTCCCTTTCTCGCCCCATTTCATACTGCCGGCCACACGCTCAGATTTCACGGTGCTGCTCAAGCAGGACGGCCGCCTCGTGCTCTACGCCAAAGGCGGCGACGTCTTTACGGAAACGCATCGGAACCGGCTCCTGGAGATGGGCGTGGAGCGAGTCTATGTGCGGGCTGAAGAAAAAGGGTTCTATGAGGAATACATGCGCGCCCACCTGGGCACGCTGCTCGACGACGACTCCATACCGGCCGTGGAACGCGCCGGAGCCTGGTACCAGACCTCCATTGCCCTGACGCGTGAGGTCTTCGAAAACCGCCTTTCGACGTCCGCCTCGGGTAAACGCTTCAGCCAGATCGAGAACCTGGTCAAAGCCACCGCGGAGTTCCTCACCGATCCGCTCGCCCTCAAGAAGGTTGCGGCACTCATCAACAAAGGTTTCCGGCTCTACGACCACGCCCTGGGCGTCATGGTGCTCACCATTTCCATCCTGCGCACCTTTCCGGGAGTGGATGAGCAGTTGCTCACCCGCGTGGGCATGGGCGCCATTCTGCACGACATCGGCAAAACATCCCTGCCCGGACACCTGCTGGAAAAACGCTCCGACCTCATGACGCCGGACGAGCGCCGGCAGTATCGCGCCCACCCGGCCACCGGCATTGCCCTGCTCGCCGGCCTGCCCCTGGAGAGCGAGACGATCCACTGCATCCTCTTCCATCACGAACAGGCCGACGGCGGGGGGTACCCCTCCGGCATTCAGGGCAACGACATTCCTCTGCACGCCCGCGTGCTCATACTCTGCAACGCATACGACAACCTGATCCGGGCCACGGCCGACGGCCCCGCCAGAAAACCCTTCGAAGCACTCACGCAGATCAAGGCCGACAAGGACTACTACGACATCGAGTGCATCAAGCGACTCATCATGGTACTCTCCAATGCAGAGATCACCTGA
- a CDS encoding NYN domain-containing protein — translation MKTSIFIDGGFLKSKYRQYNNSFPNAEEVASICNEKIMGSVQLKDDFLFRIHYYDCHPYAGHITDPATGETVDYSQTPSARAQDNFLLRLSEQEKFFMQVGELVFNGWRLPPDKIEEILSAGANLSSQDLIPDFRQKQVDINIGLDIAWLATTHMVDKLVLIAGDSDLTPAMAFARRHGLLVYLATLGQTVKQEMIRNSDGLINIFI, via the coding sequence ATGAAGACCTCCATTTTCATCGACGGCGGATTTCTGAAGTCAAAGTACCGGCAGTACAACAATTCGTTCCCCAATGCGGAAGAAGTCGCATCCATATGCAACGAGAAAATCATGGGATCTGTCCAACTCAAGGACGATTTCCTGTTCCGCATCCATTATTACGATTGCCACCCCTACGCCGGGCACATCACGGACCCGGCCACCGGCGAGACCGTCGACTACAGCCAGACGCCCTCGGCCCGGGCCCAGGACAACTTCCTGCTCCGCCTCTCGGAACAGGAGAAGTTCTTCATGCAGGTGGGCGAACTCGTGTTCAACGGCTGGCGGCTCCCCCCGGACAAGATCGAGGAAATCCTCTCGGCCGGCGCCAACCTGAGTTCCCAGGACCTGATCCCCGATTTCCGGCAAAAGCAGGTGGATATCAATATAGGCCTGGACATCGCATGGCTCGCCACCACCCACATGGTGGACAAGCTCGTGCTCATCGCCGGAGACTCTGACCTCACACCGGCCATGGCCTTTGCCAGACGCCACGGACTGCTTGTCTACCTCGCCACCCTTGGCCAGACCGTCAAGCAGGAGATGATCCGCAACTCGGACGGCCTCATCAACATTTTCATATGA
- a CDS encoding BMP family ABC transporter substrate-binding protein: MQRSSRVVALLCALAVFCFAAAANAAEKKDKVKAAFALLETIDDQGWTTAHYKGIEYLKEQLGDQVEIAYTENVVNPADAERVLRDYAEQGYDIIFATTFGHMDPALKVAEDFPDIVFEHCSGYKTAPNMGTYFARMYQAEYLSGYMAGLMGFKNVGTVATQPIPEPIRGINAFTLGLKRGLTEAGVEFNPEKVNTVTWLKAWRDPINETTLAETLAARGHDLIRQMADTPDSSKAACAAGTPAIGYGVDAAEYGADCALVSSVWIWGPIYVEKVKQVMEGSWEMEEYWGGFDEAVIGLSNFHDDVPEDVQKKVLAAKMQLQEGDDTIFAGPLHAQNGTLMVEEGQQATDGDLLTQRWLVQGVSGSIPE; this comes from the coding sequence ATGCAACGTTCATCCCGTGTTGTTGCGCTTCTGTGCGCCCTCGCCGTCTTCTGTTTCGCCGCAGCGGCCAATGCCGCCGAGAAAAAGGACAAGGTCAAGGCGGCCTTCGCCCTGCTGGAGACAATCGACGACCAGGGCTGGACCACCGCCCACTACAAAGGCATCGAGTACCTGAAAGAGCAGCTCGGCGACCAGGTGGAGATCGCCTACACCGAGAACGTGGTGAACCCTGCCGACGCTGAGCGCGTGCTGCGCGACTACGCCGAGCAGGGCTACGACATCATCTTCGCCACCACCTTCGGCCACATGGATCCGGCCCTGAAGGTCGCCGAGGACTTCCCGGACATCGTGTTCGAGCACTGCTCCGGCTACAAGACCGCGCCCAACATGGGCACCTATTTCGCGCGGATGTACCAGGCCGAGTATCTTTCCGGGTACATGGCCGGCCTCATGGGCTTCAAGAACGTGGGCACAGTGGCCACCCAGCCCATCCCCGAGCCCATCCGCGGCATCAACGCCTTCACTCTGGGCCTCAAGCGCGGCCTCACCGAGGCGGGCGTGGAATTCAATCCCGAAAAGGTCAACACCGTGACCTGGCTCAAAGCCTGGCGCGATCCGATCAACGAGACAACCCTGGCCGAGACCCTCGCCGCCCGCGGCCATGACCTCATCCGCCAGATGGCCGACACCCCGGACTCATCCAAGGCCGCCTGCGCAGCCGGAACCCCGGCCATCGGCTACGGTGTGGACGCCGCCGAGTACGGCGCCGACTGCGCCCTTGTCTCCTCGGTCTGGATATGGGGCCCCATCTACGTGGAGAAGGTCAAGCAGGTTATGGAAGGAAGCTGGGAAATGGAAGAGTACTGGGGCGGTTTCGATGAAGCCGTCATCGGTCTTTCCAACTTCCACGACGACGTGCCCGAAGACGTCCAAAAGAAAGTCCTTGCCGCCAAGATGCAGCTCCAGGAAGGCGATGACACCATCTTCGCCGGTCCCCTCCATGCTCAGAACGGCACCCTGATGGTCGAGGAAGGCCAGCAGGCCACGGACGGCGACCTGCTCACCCAGCGTTGGCTGGTCCAGGGCGTTTCCGGCTCCATTCCCGAGTAA
- a CDS encoding phosphoribosyltransferase family protein: MDIFTSRESGDKHRFQVPGLSYDVEIPYVLLPRENGDHIKIASLNLVGQTRLNRDLGVLLARLVQKHIPDTTGVAMLCVVEKALQLAQVAAMELGMDETAIAYNRIKPHMEPGRRPIIQIGVDSITSGDKFLALYERDINILRKADKGIFIVDDVISSGGTMFGAVDLVEACFEEIGKPAPPLHGFFCVATEGEPQLSLPAPVLSLAHLPAPEFLPKSK; encoded by the coding sequence ATGGACATCTTCACGAGCCGCGAATCCGGCGACAAACACCGTTTCCAGGTTCCGGGCCTCTCGTATGACGTCGAGATTCCCTATGTGCTGCTGCCCCGCGAGAACGGCGACCACATCAAGATCGCCTCGCTCAACCTCGTGGGCCAGACCCGGCTGAATCGCGACCTCGGCGTTCTTCTCGCCCGGCTCGTGCAAAAGCACATCCCGGACACCACGGGCGTGGCCATGCTCTGTGTGGTGGAGAAGGCGCTGCAACTCGCCCAGGTGGCGGCCATGGAGCTGGGCATGGACGAGACCGCCATCGCCTACAACCGCATCAAGCCGCACATGGAGCCCGGCCGTCGGCCCATCATCCAGATTGGCGTGGATTCCATCACCAGCGGCGACAAATTCCTCGCCCTGTACGAGCGCGACATCAACATCCTGCGCAAAGCCGACAAGGGAATCTTCATCGTGGACGACGTGATCAGCTCCGGCGGCACCATGTTCGGCGCCGTGGACCTGGTGGAAGCGTGCTTCGAGGAAATCGGCAAGCCCGCGCCCCCACTGCACGGTTTCTTCTGCGTGGCCACGGAAGGCGAGCCCCAGCTGAGCCTGCCCGCACCTGTGCTGAGTCTCGCCCACTTGCCCGCGCCCGAGTTTCTTCCCAAGTCGAAATAA
- a CDS encoding ABC transporter ATP-binding protein has product MTAASLLFACRGLTKRFGDLTANQAIDLDVHQGCIHALLGENGAGKSTLMSMIAGRLRPDEGELLLRGEPVAFATPAQALAAGVGMVYQRFMLVRGLTTAENILLTAPASQNRDAYLARALELAERFKLQIRPGARIGELSMGERQRVEILKVLARDAELLILDEPTAILTPPEIDTLFEVLSRLREEGRAIIFITHKLEEVLALADEISVLRKGRMVARNLDPERIHSKRELARLMVGREVLLSMPGEHDEAEDDQATIDEEPVIEARNLAGGGEKGRPAFKNISFSIRRGEIFAVVGVAGNGQNQLTACLSGMEPFTSGALSFGGRNFTYRSWKPPRGKLAYVPEDRHRTGSVPSMSLLDNFLLTTLDRFRSRFGGLDMDAARKATRKAIEDFEVAATDIDVHAGNLSGGNLQKFLLAREFSREPDLFIAEQPTQGLDIRAAREVWRALLRERKRRAILLVTGDLKEALSLADRIAVMFRGRFLEIMDLRDKKTDPPLERIGMLMAGVQA; this is encoded by the coding sequence ATGACCGCCGCTTCACTCCTGTTCGCCTGTCGCGGACTCACCAAGCGCTTCGGCGATCTCACCGCCAACCAAGCCATAGACCTCGACGTGCACCAGGGGTGCATCCACGCCCTGCTTGGCGAGAACGGCGCCGGCAAGTCCACGCTCATGTCCATGATCGCCGGCCGGCTCCGGCCGGACGAGGGCGAACTGCTCTTGCGCGGGGAACCCGTCGCCTTCGCCACCCCGGCCCAGGCGCTGGCAGCCGGCGTGGGCATGGTCTACCAGCGGTTCATGCTGGTCCGCGGCCTGACCACGGCAGAAAACATCCTGCTCACCGCCCCGGCCTCCCAGAACCGCGATGCATACTTGGCCCGCGCACTGGAGCTGGCCGAGCGATTCAAACTGCAGATCCGACCCGGAGCTCGCATCGGCGAGCTGTCCATGGGCGAAAGACAGCGGGTGGAAATCCTCAAGGTCCTGGCCCGGGACGCCGAGCTGCTCATCCTGGACGAGCCCACGGCAATTCTCACCCCGCCGGAGATAGACACCCTGTTCGAGGTGTTGTCCAGACTCCGCGAAGAAGGTCGCGCCATCATCTTCATCACCCACAAGCTCGAAGAGGTCCTCGCTCTGGCCGATGAGATTTCCGTGCTGCGCAAGGGCCGTATGGTGGCGCGCAACCTGGACCCTGAAAGAATCCACTCCAAGCGGGAGCTCGCCCGGCTCATGGTTGGGCGCGAGGTGCTGCTCTCCATGCCCGGCGAGCACGATGAGGCGGAAGACGACCAGGCCACGATCGACGAAGAACCGGTCATCGAGGCCAGGAACCTGGCAGGCGGCGGCGAGAAAGGCCGCCCGGCCTTCAAGAACATATCCTTCTCCATCCGCCGGGGCGAGATATTCGCGGTGGTCGGCGTGGCCGGCAACGGTCAGAACCAGCTCACCGCCTGCCTTTCCGGAATGGAACCCTTTACCAGCGGGGCTCTCAGCTTCGGCGGCAGGAATTTCACCTATCGCTCCTGGAAACCGCCGCGCGGAAAGTTGGCCTATGTTCCGGAGGACCGCCATCGCACGGGCAGCGTGCCCTCCATGAGTCTGCTGGACAACTTCCTGCTCACCACCCTGGACCGCTTTCGCTCCCGGTTTGGCGGACTCGACATGGACGCCGCGCGCAAGGCGACCCGCAAGGCCATCGAGGATTTCGAGGTCGCCGCAACGGACATAGACGTCCACGCCGGCAACCTTTCCGGCGGCAATCTGCAAAAGTTTCTCCTGGCGCGGGAGTTTTCCCGCGAGCCGGACCTGTTCATCGCCGAGCAACCTACGCAGGGTCTGGACATCCGCGCCGCGCGGGAGGTCTGGCGTGCTCTGCTGCGCGAACGCAAACGCCGCGCCATCCTCCTGGTCACGGGCGACCTCAAGGAAGCCCTCTCCCTGGCGGACCGCATCGCCGTCATGTTCCGCGGCCGCTTCCTGGAAATCATGGACCTGCGCGACAAGAAGACCGATCCGCCGCTGGAGCGCATCGGCATGCTCATGGCCGGGGTGCAGGCATGA
- a CDS encoding ABC transporter permease produces MTQSPSTSAGALLLSPAASRTLFALGFAALLALVSGAVIIASYGKNPFEAYWLMARGAFGSWYSITEVLVKAAPFTYTGLAVALAATMQLWNIGCEGQLVMGGVFATGAALFLVPESPALVALPTVAMAGALGGALWGLIPAVLKVTSRVSEILSTLLLNYVAIIFMEHLFYGPWRDPAGMGFPGTAMISEAAQLPRLFGTRLHPGLIGAVIFAFILYWLLSRSSWGYKVRASGKGPQASQYAGVDAGRLTLTTLAASGALAGMAGMAEITGLHHRLQAGLAIGYGYDGIIVAFLARLNPLAVPVAAVALGGLMVGGEQLQSRMGLPASISIALEAALLFGVLGGEAIARWRETRRAKRKASLHPDPAGQTPPATGAAVHPVESGAQGKADVR; encoded by the coding sequence ATGACGCAAAGCCCCTCCACCTCCGCCGGCGCATTGCTGCTCTCCCCCGCGGCGTCCCGCACCCTCTTCGCCCTGGGTTTCGCCGCGCTCCTGGCCCTTGTCAGCGGCGCGGTCATCATCGCCAGCTACGGCAAGAATCCTTTCGAGGCGTACTGGCTCATGGCGCGCGGGGCGTTCGGCTCATGGTACTCCATCACCGAGGTCCTGGTGAAGGCCGCGCCCTTCACCTACACCGGCCTGGCCGTGGCTCTTGCCGCCACCATGCAGCTCTGGAACATCGGCTGCGAAGGCCAGCTCGTCATGGGCGGCGTGTTCGCCACCGGCGCGGCGCTGTTCCTCGTGCCGGAATCCCCGGCCCTGGTGGCGCTCCCCACTGTCGCCATGGCAGGGGCACTGGGCGGCGCCTTGTGGGGACTCATCCCGGCCGTGCTCAAGGTAACCAGCAGGGTCAGCGAAATTCTCTCCACCCTGCTGCTCAACTACGTGGCCATCATATTCATGGAGCACCTGTTCTACGGGCCCTGGCGCGACCCGGCCGGCATGGGTTTCCCCGGCACGGCCATGATCAGCGAGGCGGCGCAGCTGCCCCGGCTGTTCGGCACGAGGCTCCACCCCGGACTCATCGGCGCGGTGATCTTCGCGTTCATACTCTACTGGCTTCTCAGTCGCAGCTCATGGGGCTACAAGGTCCGCGCCTCGGGCAAGGGCCCCCAGGCATCACAGTACGCCGGGGTCGACGCCGGGCGGCTGACCCTGACCACCCTGGCGGCGAGCGGCGCACTGGCAGGCATGGCGGGCATGGCCGAGATAACCGGCCTGCATCACCGGCTTCAGGCCGGTCTGGCCATAGGCTACGGCTACGACGGCATCATCGTCGCCTTCCTGGCCCGGCTCAACCCTCTGGCCGTGCCCGTGGCGGCAGTGGCCCTGGGAGGCCTCATGGTGGGAGGCGAGCAGCTCCAGTCCCGCATGGGTCTGCCCGCATCCATCAGCATCGCCCTGGAAGCTGCGCTGCTGTTCGGCGTGCTGGGCGGTGAGGCCATTGCCAGATGGCGCGAAACCCGCCGGGCCAAACGCAAGGCCTCGCTGCATCCGGATCCGGCAGGCCAGACGCCGCCGGCTACAGGCGCCGCGGTCCATCCGGTGGAGTCCGGCGCACAGGGGAAAGCCGATGTTCGGTGA
- a CDS encoding ABC transporter permease, translating to MFGDAAFILQISLKSSVAVLLAALGETLVQRSGVLNLGLEGMMLMGALTGFAVGYVTGNPWLAVSASCLVGGAMALIHAFFCITLRANQVLSGLALTMLGMGLSNFLGRGLIGRSGIRLSQMPIPGLSDIPVLGKALFTQSIFAYVAIVLTVLLALFLARTRRGLMVRAVGEDAAAADTAGINVVAVRYLCTMAGGMLAGMGGAYLSLVYTPGWKEGMTAGQGWIAIAMVVFATWKPPRVLVGALLFGLLTSLQFYFQVTGVELIPVYVLRMLPYLLTIAVLVLVNRVLMRRGADGASGPADLGVPFFRG from the coding sequence ATGTTCGGTGACGCCGCGTTCATCCTCCAGATATCGCTCAAATCCTCGGTGGCCGTGCTTTTGGCCGCCTTGGGGGAAACACTTGTCCAGCGCAGCGGCGTGCTCAATCTCGGGCTCGAAGGAATGATGCTTATGGGCGCGCTCACGGGCTTCGCCGTGGGCTACGTCACCGGCAATCCGTGGCTCGCCGTATCCGCAAGCTGCCTGGTGGGCGGCGCCATGGCGCTCATCCACGCGTTTTTCTGCATCACCCTCAGGGCCAACCAGGTCCTTTCCGGCCTGGCCCTGACCATGCTCGGCATGGGGCTGTCCAACTTCCTGGGCCGCGGCCTTATCGGCCGCTCAGGCATCCGCCTGAGCCAGATGCCCATCCCTGGCCTGTCGGACATTCCGGTACTGGGCAAGGCGCTCTTCACGCAATCGATCTTCGCCTACGTCGCCATTGTGCTCACGGTGCTGCTCGCCCTGTTCCTGGCACGCACGCGGCGGGGGCTCATGGTGCGCGCCGTGGGCGAGGACGCCGCCGCGGCCGACACCGCCGGCATCAACGTGGTGGCGGTGCGCTATCTGTGCACCATGGCGGGCGGCATGCTCGCAGGCATGGGCGGAGCGTACCTCTCGCTGGTCTATACCCCGGGCTGGAAGGAAGGCATGACCGCCGGCCAGGGCTGGATCGCCATCGCCATGGTGGTGTTCGCCACATGGAAGCCGCCGCGGGTGCTCGTGGGCGCGCTGCTCTTCGGCCTGCTCACGTCCCTGCAGTTCTACTTCCAGGTCACGGGTGTGGAGCTCATTCCGGTCTACGTGCTGCGTATGCTGCCCTATCTGCTCACCATCGCGGTGCTCGTGCTGGTGAACCGAGTGCTCATGCGCCGGGGGGCGGACGGCGCATCCGGCCCGGCCGATCTCGGCGTTCCCTTCTTCCGCGGCTGA
- a CDS encoding flagellar hook protein FlgE, whose translation MMSSLYIGSTGMKTHSKGMQVLGNDIANVNTVGYKDADFRFADLFSTQVTSQGNGITGYSQKGLGSSLHDIKTKFTQGAMLTTNQDTDLAISGKGFFKVVDNRDNTEFFTRAGNFRFDYQGTMRDPNGFALQGKPVTGIAPDGSLTLGATQDVTLDLGPDGNVVLAPQATSNVSFFTNLEGDDLVSDPASPYFSLVTAYDGTSKPPLNPAYQDTMRVYDSNGQARDLNLYFDKVGTENGVTTWEYVVASNADEDGSNLAGGAGAGLLQAGTLSFNSSGQLISQSAYNYTGDGADHTDLNDWTPAGFDAEGTPSFTARYDGGATATIGLNFGFENSTGQWQGGTGSAAGVSSAGDLVSLNAARAADASSGFAGQGAFTRFNNQNGYAEGFLQRVTFSEDGVMTGSFSNGQKAPLYQIPLYNFTSEDGLRREGKNLYSATDEAGNITENLPGEGAAGLLTGNSLEQSNVDLAREFTHMITTQRGFQANSKIITTSDEILRTALSMKR comes from the coding sequence ATGATGTCATCACTCTATATCGGCTCCACGGGCATGAAGACCCACTCCAAGGGCATGCAGGTTCTTGGCAACGACATCGCCAACGTGAACACCGTGGGCTACAAGGATGCGGACTTCCGGTTCGCGGACCTGTTCAGCACGCAGGTCACCTCACAGGGCAATGGGATCACAGGTTACTCCCAGAAAGGCCTGGGCTCGAGCCTGCACGACATCAAGACCAAGTTCACCCAGGGCGCCATGCTCACCACCAACCAGGATACCGACCTGGCCATCTCGGGCAAAGGGTTCTTCAAGGTGGTGGACAACAGGGACAACACGGAGTTCTTCACCCGCGCCGGCAACTTCCGGTTCGACTACCAGGGCACAATGCGCGACCCCAATGGGTTCGCACTGCAGGGAAAGCCTGTAACTGGCATAGCCCCGGACGGTTCTCTTACCCTGGGCGCCACCCAGGACGTCACTCTGGACCTCGGCCCGGACGGCAATGTGGTGCTTGCCCCGCAAGCCACCTCCAACGTTTCCTTCTTCACCAACCTCGAAGGGGACGACCTCGTCTCCGACCCGGCCTCCCCGTACTTCTCTCTGGTCACAGCCTATGACGGAACGAGCAAACCTCCCCTGAACCCGGCCTACCAGGACACCATGCGCGTCTACGATTCCAACGGCCAGGCCAGGGACCTCAATCTCTATTTCGACAAAGTCGGCACGGAAAATGGCGTGACCACCTGGGAATACGTGGTGGCCAGCAACGCCGACGAGGACGGCTCCAACCTGGCCGGGGGCGCCGGCGCAGGGCTGCTCCAGGCCGGAACCCTGAGCTTCAACTCTTCCGGCCAGCTCATCAGCCAGTCCGCCTACAATTACACAGGCGACGGCGCCGACCATACCGACCTGAACGACTGGACCCCGGCCGGGTTCGACGCCGAGGGCACGCCTTCCTTCACCGCCAGGTACGACGGCGGCGCCACGGCCACCATCGGACTGAACTTCGGCTTCGAAAACTCCACCGGCCAGTGGCAGGGCGGCACGGGCTCTGCAGCCGGCGTGAGCAGCGCCGGCGATCTCGTCTCCCTGAATGCCGCACGCGCGGCTGACGCTTCGTCAGGTTTTGCCGGCCAGGGTGCGTTTACCCGCTTCAACAACCAGAACGGTTATGCCGAAGGATTCCTGCAACGGGTCACTTTTTCCGAGGACGGTGTCATGACCGGTTCGTTCTCCAACGGTCAGAAGGCCCCCTTGTACCAGATCCCGCTATACAACTTCACCAGCGAGGACGGACTGCGGCGCGAAGGCAAGAATCTTTATTCAGCTACGGACGAAGCCGGCAACATCACCGAGAATCTTCCCGGCGAGGGCGCCGCCGGCCTGCTTACGGGCAACTCTCTGGAGCAGTCCAACGTGGACCTCGCGCGGGAGTTCACTCACATGATCACCACGCAGCGAGGATTCCAGGCCAACAGCAAGATCATCACCACTTCGGACGAGATTCTGCGGACCGCGCTGAGCATGAAGCGCTAG
- a CDS encoding response regulator transcription factor gives MGKKLLIVEDELHIRTLLEQALEDLEEEYAVEIITASDGEEGLEIIRKERPQAVFLDIMMPKMNGYEVCKAVKQDPELKDTIIVLLTAKGQEADRRKGLEIGAYDYMTKPFDPDEVVELAKELLQLVD, from the coding sequence ATGGGAAAAAAGCTTCTCATCGTCGAAGACGAACTGCACATCCGCACGCTTCTCGAGCAGGCGCTCGAAGATCTTGAAGAAGAATACGCCGTGGAAATCATCACGGCGTCGGACGGCGAAGAAGGACTCGAGATCATCCGCAAGGAGCGACCTCAGGCTGTTTTTCTGGACATCATGATGCCCAAGATGAACGGCTATGAGGTCTGCAAGGCAGTCAAACAGGATCCGGAACTCAAGGACACGATCATCGTCCTTCTCACGGCCAAAGGCCAGGAGGCCGACCGCCGCAAGGGGCTGGAGATCGGCGCGTACGACTACATGACCAAGCCGTTCGATCCGGACGAGGTCGTGGAGCTGGCCAAGGAACTGCTTCAACTCGTCGATTAG